A part of Halogeometricum sp. S3BR5-2 genomic DNA contains:
- a CDS encoding methyl-accepting chemotaxis protein, protein MSNSLLTRLSNALSSGGGARPDGGTVADASETVTGVARSLTSTQLLEGVGAPAFVLDAEGTVVAWNRQIAALTAVPSSDALGSRHASEAFYPDGRRAKTLADKVLEAPADADEAFGVAATGDGGFEDRSTMVTGDGVERHIRFVARPVFEGGELVAVIETIYDRTDVVARERASTRLVEELLDTVGALADGDLSARIEFEDDGGHLPETTLRVVPEFNAMAGRFERLADEVDETAVHLGEAIERAADAATRIDSHVAEQAELLDTGAAEMEDLSASMEEIAATSDEVAASAAQAQTAAEDARGAGESVRTATDNVVEISEDLLETVSELHERMEAIEEVVEVIAEVADRTNLLALNANIEAARAGEAGSGFAVVADEVKQLANQTHEHTEEIAGSIAEIREQADETVDASAQSHEQIRVASGEISDVLTALDEIAEATGTGADGIAEVARATDGQAENIEQVTTTIQSAQSRAFDARDASTEITDATADQTVTLGELTDRVARLCGGDVSASFDVDASVSETSDTDARGSGGSDSAAAPRPESARPTGGE, encoded by the coding sequence ATGTCGAATTCGTTGCTCACCCGCCTCTCGAACGCGCTTTCGAGCGGTGGTGGCGCCCGTCCCGACGGCGGGACCGTCGCCGACGCCTCGGAGACGGTCACCGGCGTCGCGCGTTCGCTGACCAGCACTCAACTGCTCGAAGGCGTCGGCGCGCCGGCGTTCGTGCTCGACGCCGAGGGAACGGTCGTCGCGTGGAACCGGCAGATAGCGGCGCTCACCGCGGTCCCCTCGTCGGACGCCCTCGGGTCCCGGCACGCCAGCGAGGCGTTCTACCCCGACGGCCGACGGGCCAAGACCTTAGCGGACAAAGTGCTCGAAGCGCCCGCCGACGCCGACGAGGCGTTCGGCGTGGCGGCCACGGGCGACGGCGGCTTCGAGGACCGGAGCACGATGGTGACCGGCGACGGCGTCGAACGCCACATCCGGTTCGTCGCCCGCCCCGTCTTCGAGGGAGGGGAACTCGTCGCGGTGATAGAGACCATCTACGACCGCACCGACGTGGTCGCCCGCGAACGCGCGTCGACGCGACTCGTCGAGGAACTGCTCGACACGGTCGGCGCACTCGCGGACGGCGACCTGTCGGCGCGCATCGAATTCGAGGACGACGGTGGCCACCTCCCCGAGACGACGCTCCGCGTCGTGCCGGAGTTCAACGCGATGGCCGGGCGCTTCGAGCGACTGGCCGACGAAGTCGACGAGACCGCAGTCCATCTCGGCGAGGCCATCGAACGCGCCGCCGACGCCGCGACGCGCATCGACTCCCACGTCGCCGAGCAGGCCGAACTGCTCGACACGGGCGCCGCCGAGATGGAGGACCTCTCGGCCAGCATGGAGGAGATAGCCGCCACCTCCGACGAGGTCGCCGCCTCCGCCGCGCAGGCGCAGACGGCCGCCGAGGACGCCCGCGGGGCCGGCGAGTCCGTCCGCACGGCGACCGACAACGTCGTCGAAATCTCCGAGGATCTCCTGGAGACGGTCTCGGAACTCCACGAACGGATGGAGGCAATCGAAGAGGTCGTCGAGGTCATCGCCGAGGTGGCCGACCGGACGAACCTGCTCGCCCTCAACGCCAACATCGAGGCCGCGCGGGCCGGCGAGGCCGGGTCGGGGTTCGCCGTCGTCGCCGACGAGGTGAAGCAACTCGCCAACCAGACGCACGAGCACACCGAGGAAATCGCCGGGAGCATCGCCGAGATACGCGAACAGGCCGACGAGACCGTCGACGCCTCCGCGCAGTCCCACGAGCAGATTCGGGTCGCCTCGGGGGAGATATCGGACGTGCTGACCGCCCTCGACGAGATAGCCGAGGCGACCGGGACGGGCGCCGACGGCATCGCGGAAGTCGCCCGCGCGACGGACGGACAGGCGGAGAACATCGAGCAGGTGACGACGACCATCCAGAGCGCCCAGTCGCGCGCTTTCGACGCCCGGGACGCCTCGACCGAGATAACCGACGCCACGGCCGACCAGACGGTGACGCTCGGCGAACTGACCGACCGGGTCGCGCGCCTCTGCGGCGGCGACGTGTCGGCCTCGTTCGACGTCGACGCCTCCGTCTCCGAAACGTCCGACACCGACGCGCGCGGGAGCGGCGGGTCCGACTCCGCCGCGGCCCCGCGCCCCGAGTCGGCCCGACCGACCGGCGGAGAGTAG